One window of Methylococcus sp. EFPC2 genomic DNA carries:
- a CDS encoding SRPBCC family protein, with product MRLPRLFLAILCFPLAVHAHGPTPQKIDESVTLHAPPDKVWAAVREFGRPDFWNPAVAKSESSGGNAPGARRVLTLKNGESVEEALDTYDESQFEYRYRLAKENLKALPVSSYSGGLKLTAIEGGTKLTWYARAYRGDTGNEPPENLSDEAATQALKALFRAGLDHLRKQLESGK from the coding sequence GTGCGTCTGCCCCGACTATTTCTGGCGATCTTGTGTTTTCCCCTGGCGGTCCATGCGCATGGACCCACCCCGCAGAAAATCGACGAGAGCGTGACCCTGCATGCGCCGCCCGACAAGGTGTGGGCGGCGGTCAGGGAGTTCGGCCGGCCGGATTTCTGGAATCCCGCCGTGGCCAAGAGTGAGAGTTCCGGTGGCAATGCGCCGGGCGCCAGACGCGTGCTGACGCTGAAAAACGGCGAGAGCGTGGAAGAAGCCCTGGATACCTACGACGAGAGCCAATTCGAATACCGCTACCGCCTGGCCAAGGAAAATCTCAAAGCGCTGCCGGTGAGTTCCTACAGCGGCGGCCTCAAGCTTACCGCGATTGAGGGTGGCACCAAGCTGACCTGGTACGCCCGCGCCTACCGCGGCGACACCGGCAACGAGCCGCCGGAAAATCTCAGCGACGAAGCCGCCACTCAAGCCCTGAAGGCTTTGTTTCGGGCAGGGCTTGATCATCTCCGTAAGCAGTTGGAAAGCGGGAAATAG
- a CDS encoding TonB-dependent receptor plug domain-containing protein yields the protein MNKQFKSNPPAHLRRTGLHYALTPIMQGMLLGLSTFSAHPAMAAGSYAELQAENERQRQEMERQRLEMEHQREEIEALKRQLLGQARPQTASPAAEPANNAAQSEDALKVSEVPQTASSDDGSGATLGEVVVKRRSVLEKLKDTPKSVSVVTGRELEKFQANDMANILTRIGSVKWRSTNPRESSLSVRGIGHLGSASTAAAEGMDPSVGIVVDGDSYASIPLASSVSFSDLESVDVTRGPQGAQGGMHSSAARISIKTRAPSFTPEAEASIGYGQWNTLIAKAAAGGSIFDGLLAWRGSFLREQADSPFENAAQTNTYFNKDRTSGRLQFLLTPTDSFTARVKLDYTPAGGEYVTGQAGFYNRPTPAYYDSVDATGQRIAVNQANEPVGKLNRRWFKQEANYTYAGNYLRQRIEKSVVLPTLNKTEGAGINLDWDLGSHTLSSITGFHNYFFEFQSGQATVFDITRPPTAGKARQQQVSQELKIASKPGGLVDYQVGTYYLSFNRQHWGTNIRGGSDAGAYNANAAQYARLDADGNGRYLMINSLDRLVTETKNDFMGESRSIYANADWHLFEPLTVNSGLRLSWEHRQNVRSSIRIVDEGYGAELDPSSRNNVRLGGFNSNASGNLTSNNAAQLAVANFVAQKYFGIANYSALNNTQKQQVADAKAVRLASIGGLYQSTDAEAFDGMLPTVNISPSYKITDNHTTYFAWQHGEKAGVSQIVGATLNGGKTFTLKEEKTDSYEIGLKSTFFDKTLAINTTAFLQDVSDYIQPMYFYDEAQTIVNNNGLLAYTAGLGNVPKVQVKGLELDASYTGLPFTTIRFAGAYNDARYEDFKFSAKPAELGGTAVPYYDVSGRTLPGAAKFTFNLFAEYARPIFDDNEVHANVNYNYTSSYNPDISLSRYTVVDGYGLTDVAVGFGRRDKLFDVNLIVRNLFDTNYGNLSVWNSYKPSIPRWIGVTVSTQL from the coding sequence ATGAATAAGCAATTCAAATCCAACCCGCCGGCACATCTACGCCGGACGGGTCTTCACTATGCACTCACCCCCATCATGCAGGGAATGCTGTTAGGACTTTCCACCTTCTCCGCTCATCCGGCCATGGCGGCCGGCAGCTATGCCGAATTGCAAGCCGAGAACGAAAGGCAGCGGCAGGAGATGGAACGACAGAGACTGGAAATGGAGCACCAGCGCGAAGAAATCGAAGCTCTCAAACGCCAGTTGCTGGGGCAGGCCAGACCCCAGACGGCCTCGCCGGCCGCCGAACCCGCCAACAATGCGGCTCAAAGCGAGGACGCGTTGAAAGTAAGCGAAGTCCCGCAAACCGCGAGCAGCGACGACGGAAGCGGCGCGACGCTGGGCGAAGTGGTGGTTAAACGGCGGAGCGTGCTGGAAAAACTGAAAGATACGCCCAAGTCGGTGTCCGTCGTCACCGGGCGGGAATTGGAAAAGTTTCAGGCCAACGATATGGCCAACATCCTTACGCGCATCGGCAGCGTCAAATGGCGTTCGACCAATCCCCGCGAATCCAGCCTCAGCGTGCGCGGCATCGGCCATCTCGGTTCCGCTTCCACGGCGGCTGCCGAAGGTATGGATCCCAGCGTGGGCATAGTCGTCGACGGCGACAGTTATGCCTCGATCCCGCTGGCTTCGTCGGTGAGTTTTTCCGATCTGGAGTCGGTAGACGTGACGCGCGGGCCGCAAGGTGCTCAGGGCGGCATGCATTCGAGCGCCGCACGGATTTCCATCAAGACCCGGGCGCCGAGCTTTACCCCGGAGGCGGAAGCGTCCATCGGTTACGGCCAGTGGAATACCTTGATCGCCAAGGCCGCCGCCGGCGGATCCATCTTCGACGGATTATTGGCCTGGCGCGGCAGCTTTCTCAGGGAGCAGGCCGACAGCCCCTTCGAGAACGCTGCGCAGACGAATACTTATTTCAACAAGGACCGTACGTCCGGCCGATTGCAGTTCCTGCTGACGCCTACCGACAGTTTTACCGCTCGGGTCAAACTCGACTATACCCCGGCCGGAGGGGAATACGTGACCGGTCAGGCCGGGTTCTACAACCGGCCGACACCTGCATATTACGACAGCGTCGATGCGACGGGTCAGCGTATCGCGGTAAATCAGGCCAACGAGCCGGTAGGTAAGCTCAACCGCCGCTGGTTCAAGCAGGAGGCCAATTACACTTATGCCGGCAATTATTTGCGGCAAAGAATCGAGAAAAGTGTCGTATTACCGACCCTGAACAAGACGGAAGGAGCGGGTATCAACCTCGATTGGGATTTGGGCAGCCATACCCTGAGTTCGATCACCGGTTTTCATAATTACTTCTTCGAATTCCAGTCGGGCCAGGCCACGGTATTCGATATCACTCGCCCGCCAACCGCCGGGAAAGCGCGCCAGCAGCAGGTGAGCCAGGAATTGAAAATCGCGTCGAAACCGGGCGGTTTAGTGGACTATCAGGTCGGTACTTATTATCTCAGTTTCAATCGCCAGCATTGGGGCACCAATATACGCGGCGGTTCGGATGCCGGCGCCTATAACGCCAACGCAGCACAATATGCCCGCCTCGATGCCGACGGCAATGGCCGTTATTTGATGATCAATTCGCTGGATCGTCTGGTCACCGAAACCAAGAACGATTTCATGGGGGAAAGCCGGTCCATCTATGCCAATGCCGATTGGCATTTGTTCGAGCCTTTGACCGTCAACAGCGGTTTGCGCCTGTCATGGGAGCATAGGCAGAACGTCCGATCCTCGATACGCATCGTCGATGAAGGTTATGGTGCCGAGTTGGATCCGTCGTCGAGGAACAATGTGCGGCTGGGCGGATTCAACAGCAATGCGAGCGGCAATCTGACCAGCAATAATGCCGCTCAGTTGGCGGTGGCGAATTTCGTGGCGCAGAAATACTTCGGCATCGCCAATTATTCGGCATTGAACAACACGCAAAAACAGCAAGTGGCCGACGCCAAGGCGGTACGCCTGGCATCCATAGGCGGCTTGTACCAATCCACCGACGCGGAAGCGTTCGACGGGATGCTGCCGACCGTCAATATCAGTCCCAGCTATAAAATCACCGACAACCACACGACTTATTTCGCCTGGCAGCACGGCGAGAAAGCGGGGGTATCGCAAATCGTCGGTGCGACGCTCAACGGGGGCAAGACGTTCACGCTCAAGGAGGAAAAAACCGATTCCTACGAAATCGGTTTGAAATCGACGTTCTTCGATAAAACTCTGGCCATCAATACGACGGCATTCCTGCAGGACGTCAGCGATTACATACAGCCGATGTATTTCTACGACGAGGCGCAAACCATCGTCAATAATAACGGCTTATTGGCATATACCGCCGGTCTCGGCAATGTTCCCAAGGTCCAAGTCAAGGGTTTGGAATTGGATGCCAGCTATACCGGTTTGCCTTTTACCACGATACGTTTTGCCGGCGCTTACAACGATGCTCGCTACGAGGACTTCAAATTCAGCGCCAAACCCGCGGAGTTGGGAGGAACGGCGGTACCTTATTACGACGTCAGCGGAAGAACGTTGCCGGGCGCCGCGAAATTCACGTTCAACCTGTTCGCCGAATATGCCCGGCCGATATTCGACGACAATGAGGTTCATGCGAACGTCAACTACAACTACACCAGTTCCTATAACCCGGATATCTCCTTGTCACGCTATACGGTGGTCGACGGTTATGGTTTGACCGATGTGGCGGTAGGCTTTGGACGCAGGGATAAACTGTTCGACGTGAATTTGATCGTCAGAAACCTGTTCGATACCAATTACGGGAATCTGTCGGTATGGAACTCGTATAAGCCGAGCATACCGCGCTGGATAGGCGTCACGGTCAGTACCCAGCTTTAA
- a CDS encoding MoxR family ATPase translates to MTQDTQLAQARETALRLEENLNAIVLGQARAVRLLLIAVHARGHALLEGDVGIGKTTLLRGLTRGLGGESGRIEGSMDMMPTDLIYHTQLDSQGKPRVEPGPLLRHGESLATFFFNEINRARPQVHAQLLRVMAERAVGAFNREFRFPHLLVFADRNRVEKEETFELPAAARDRFMMEIPLEYPADDTSLEAVMFDPRFHDTDALVAEVTPGILPYAGLNALGARLQQAVNASPRLRAYVLDLWKASHHPADYGVQLPDADGIPPVQVGASPRGMSLLIRAARVHAWLAGRTSVLPEDVQAVFPSVIGHRLTLDPMLEYRRAALVPVLVNKLLNAVAAP, encoded by the coding sequence ATGACTCAAGACACACAGCTCGCCCAGGCGCGGGAGACAGCCCTACGCCTCGAAGAAAACCTGAACGCCATCGTGCTCGGACAAGCGCGCGCGGTGCGCTTGTTGCTGATTGCCGTGCACGCACGCGGCCATGCCTTGCTGGAAGGCGACGTGGGCATCGGCAAGACCACCTTGCTTCGCGGCCTGACCCGGGGGCTGGGGGGAGAAAGCGGCCGCATCGAAGGCAGCATGGACATGATGCCGACCGATTTGATCTATCACACCCAGCTAGACAGCCAGGGAAAACCCCGTGTCGAGCCCGGCCCCCTGCTGCGCCACGGCGAATCCCTGGCGACGTTCTTTTTCAACGAAATCAACCGCGCCCGTCCGCAGGTGCACGCCCAGTTGCTGCGCGTGATGGCCGAGCGCGCGGTCGGCGCATTCAACCGCGAATTCCGTTTTCCCCATTTGCTGGTGTTCGCCGACCGCAACCGGGTGGAAAAGGAGGAAACCTTCGAGCTGCCTGCGGCCGCCCGCGACCGCTTCATGATGGAGATACCGCTCGAATATCCCGCCGACGATACCAGTCTGGAAGCCGTCATGTTCGATCCCCGCTTTCACGATACCGACGCGCTGGTCGCCGAGGTTACGCCGGGCATCCTGCCCTATGCGGGCCTCAACGCGCTCGGCGCCCGATTGCAGCAGGCGGTGAACGCCAGCCCCAGGCTGCGCGCCTATGTGCTGGACCTGTGGAAGGCCAGCCACCATCCCGCCGATTACGGGGTGCAATTGCCCGACGCCGACGGCATCCCGCCGGTACAAGTGGGTGCCAGCCCGCGCGGCATGAGTTTGCTGATACGCGCCGCCCGCGTGCATGCCTGGCTGGCTGGCCGCACCTCCGTGCTGCCGGAGGACGTGCAGGCCGTTTTCCCTTCGGTGATAGGGCACCGTTTGACATTGGACCCGATGCTGGAATATCGCCGGGCCGCGCTGGTACCGGTGCTGGTCAACAAACTGCTGAATGCCGTCGCTGCTCCGTGA
- a CDS encoding VWA domain-containing protein, producing the protein MARVMRKALLGVALVSAAIAWWGPVRPAGREIADALVVVDITRSMNVRDYRWEGRSVSRLEFVAAALKQILAELPCGSRVGLGLFTERRVALLYRPIEVCKGYPVLAASLDAIDWRMAWAADSRIADGLYDGMKLLAGGETDLLFLTDGQEAPPRNPRYRPPFADIKGKAQGVVVGVGGLTLSPIPKFDEKGEPAGFYGPEEVPHQSRFGLPERAPEGAEGYHARNAPFGGNWELGHEHLSSLKEDYLRELARVSGLAYRRLERPGDLLDELHNPARAHRQTLDTDVAWLYAGLALASLAAFYLADLYSHAPLKRHRF; encoded by the coding sequence ATGGCCCGCGTCATGCGCAAGGCCTTGTTGGGCGTGGCCCTGGTTTCGGCCGCGATCGCGTGGTGGGGGCCGGTCCGCCCGGCCGGCCGGGAAATCGCCGATGCCTTGGTCGTAGTCGATATCACCCGCAGCATGAACGTGCGCGACTATCGGTGGGAGGGCCGCTCCGTCAGCCGATTGGAGTTCGTCGCCGCGGCCCTGAAACAAATATTGGCGGAACTGCCCTGCGGTTCACGCGTGGGGCTGGGGCTGTTCACCGAGCGCCGCGTCGCCTTGCTTTACCGGCCCATCGAAGTCTGCAAGGGCTATCCGGTGCTCGCGGCCAGCCTGGACGCCATCGACTGGCGCATGGCCTGGGCCGCCGACAGCCGCATCGCCGATGGCTTGTACGACGGAATGAAGCTGTTGGCCGGCGGTGAGACCGATTTGCTGTTTCTGACCGACGGCCAGGAGGCACCGCCGCGCAATCCCCGCTACCGTCCCCCGTTTGCCGACATCAAGGGCAAAGCCCAGGGCGTGGTGGTGGGCGTGGGCGGTTTGACGCTCTCACCCATACCCAAATTCGACGAAAAGGGCGAGCCGGCGGGCTTTTACGGCCCGGAAGAAGTGCCGCACCAGAGCCGTTTCGGCTTGCCGGAGCGGGCGCCCGAGGGTGCCGAGGGTTATCACGCCCGCAATGCGCCTTTCGGCGGCAACTGGGAACTGGGCCACGAGCACCTTTCGTCGCTGAAGGAAGACTACCTGCGCGAACTGGCGCGCGTATCCGGCCTGGCGTACCGCCGCCTGGAACGTCCCGGCGATCTGCTCGACGAACTGCACAATCCTGCGCGCGCTCATCGGCAAACGCTCGATACCGATGTGGCCTGGTTGTACGCGGGTCTGGCGCTCGCCTCGCTGGCCGCGTTTTATCTCGCCGATCTCTACAGCCATGCGCCGCTCAAGCGGCATCGATTCTGA
- a CDS encoding histidine kinase — protein MTLRTRLYLTLALTLIVILSMGAAFSIHHGRQAVESEIRSSVELALHLMDAGSPGQPASEEAYSRWLLPLAQSQSTRHLRIQVLRNGQAVVATPPPASATDSAPAWFARWVTPTPQWVERSFPLPNGVPVRVVIQADPQAEIAEVWEESLGFLELLGLLAVAIYGIIHIMLGRAFRSVGVILRGLEGIETGDYGARLPHFALPEFASIADTFNHMAAALEKARQENRTLTQRSLAIQEEERRYIAQELHDELGQSLSAIKVLAVSVRAMVPLTEGREALATIAQTCDQLFEVVRSLMRRLRPVMLEDLGLTASLEDLIAYWKARHPDCAVTFHCEPAVEASAGTAKIHLYRIVQECLTNVSRHAGANTLRIRLTAPEAGGTRTIHLDFADDGQGFDATRPPTGFGLYGIRERALSLGGKFVLGTQPGRGVRISVTLPCKSEDDSDE, from the coding sequence ATGACCCTGCGTACCCGACTCTATCTAACCCTGGCGCTGACCCTGATCGTGATCCTTTCCATGGGAGCCGCTTTCTCCATCCATCACGGCCGGCAGGCGGTGGAAAGCGAGATCCGCTCGTCGGTCGAACTGGCGCTCCACCTGATGGACGCCGGCAGCCCGGGCCAGCCGGCCAGCGAAGAGGCCTACAGCCGCTGGCTGCTGCCCCTGGCGCAATCGCAAAGCACCCGGCATCTGCGCATCCAGGTGCTCCGCAACGGGCAGGCTGTGGTCGCGACTCCGCCCCCGGCATCGGCAACCGATTCCGCGCCGGCTTGGTTTGCCCGTTGGGTCACGCCCACCCCCCAGTGGGTGGAGCGGAGCTTTCCGCTGCCCAACGGAGTTCCCGTCCGGGTCGTCATTCAGGCCGATCCCCAAGCCGAGATCGCCGAAGTGTGGGAAGAGTCGCTGGGATTCCTGGAATTGCTGGGCCTGCTGGCCGTGGCGATCTACGGCATCATCCACATCATGCTGGGCCGCGCTTTCCGCTCGGTGGGGGTGATATTGCGCGGCCTCGAAGGCATAGAAACCGGCGATTACGGCGCCCGCCTTCCGCACTTCGCGCTCCCGGAGTTCGCCAGCATCGCCGATACCTTCAACCACATGGCGGCGGCCCTGGAAAAAGCCCGGCAGGAAAACCGCACCCTGACCCAGCGCTCCCTGGCCATACAGGAAGAAGAGCGGCGTTACATCGCCCAGGAATTGCACGACGAACTGGGCCAATCGCTGAGCGCCATCAAGGTGCTGGCGGTTTCGGTACGCGCCATGGTGCCGCTGACGGAAGGACGCGAGGCGCTGGCGACCATCGCGCAGACCTGCGATCAACTCTTCGAGGTGGTGCGCTCCCTCATGCGCCGCCTGCGCCCGGTGATGCTGGAAGACCTCGGGCTCACCGCCTCGCTGGAAGACCTCATCGCCTATTGGAAGGCCCGCCATCCCGACTGCGCGGTGACTTTTCACTGCGAGCCGGCCGTTGAAGCCAGCGCGGGGACCGCCAAGATCCACCTGTATCGCATCGTCCAGGAATGCCTGACCAATGTTAGCCGCCACGCCGGGGCCAATACCCTGCGCATCCGCCTGACGGCGCCCGAGGCCGGCGGCACACGGACGATACATCTGGATTTTGCCGACGACGGCCAGGGCTTCGACGCCACCCGGCCACCGACCGGCTTCGGCTTGTACGGCATCCGCGAGCGGGCGCTGAGCCTGGGCGGAAAATTCGTTTTGGGCACGCAGCCCGGCCGCGGCGTGCGTATTTCCGTCACCCTGCCCTGCAAGAGCGAGGACGATAGCGATGAGTAA
- a CDS encoding vWA domain-containing protein, whose amino-acid sequence MTGIHIQTPALLWLLPLALLPLWRGTLESGAYSSVAMWPSDGWSRAFDFSLKLVGAGAFAGLVLGMAGPTREGGWSEKSGYGADIVLLLDRSNSMDHSFAGRAPSGGEESKSQAARRLLGGFVNARRHDRYGVVSFSTAPLFVQPLTDNREATLAAVDALATPALAYTHVGKGLAMALNFFPPSHEPGSRVVLLISDGAAVLDPAGERLLRTQFLASNTRLYWLFLRTANTPGLFEASENPDDDTPQSRPERHLHLFFESLGVPYRAFEAESPEKLAAFIAEIDRLERAPLKYREREPCLDLTGYCYGWAVLCLVYLGIMKWLESRGGGS is encoded by the coding sequence ATGACGGGCATCCACATTCAGACCCCGGCCTTGCTTTGGCTGCTGCCCTTGGCCTTGCTGCCGTTGTGGCGGGGGACACTGGAGTCCGGCGCTTATTCGTCGGTAGCCATGTGGCCGTCGGACGGCTGGTCTAGGGCATTCGATTTTTCCCTCAAATTGGTCGGAGCCGGTGCATTTGCGGGATTGGTGCTGGGCATGGCGGGACCGACGCGCGAGGGTGGATGGTCGGAAAAGTCGGGCTACGGTGCCGACATCGTGCTGCTGCTCGACCGCAGCAACAGCATGGATCACAGCTTCGCCGGCCGGGCCCCGAGCGGCGGCGAGGAGTCGAAATCCCAGGCGGCTCGCCGCCTGCTCGGCGGTTTCGTGAATGCGCGGCGACACGACCGTTACGGCGTGGTGTCGTTCAGCACCGCTCCCTTGTTCGTGCAGCCTTTGACCGACAACCGCGAGGCCACCCTGGCCGCCGTCGACGCGCTGGCCACGCCGGCTTTGGCCTACACCCATGTGGGCAAGGGACTGGCGATGGCGCTGAATTTTTTCCCCCCGTCCCATGAGCCGGGCAGCCGGGTGGTGCTGCTGATCTCGGACGGCGCGGCGGTGCTGGATCCGGCCGGCGAACGCTTGCTGCGCACGCAGTTTCTCGCGAGCAATACCCGGCTTTACTGGCTGTTTTTGCGTACCGCGAACACGCCCGGCCTGTTCGAGGCCTCGGAAAATCCGGACGACGACACACCGCAGAGTCGTCCCGAGCGCCATCTGCATCTTTTCTTCGAGAGCCTGGGTGTGCCCTACCGTGCGTTCGAAGCGGAATCGCCGGAGAAGCTGGCGGCATTCATCGCGGAAATCGACCGGCTCGAACGCGCGCCTCTGAAATACCGGGAGCGCGAGCCGTGCCTCGATCTGACGGGGTATTGCTACGGCTGGGCGGTGCTCTGCCTGGTCTATTTGGGCATCATGAAGTGGCTGGAAAGCCGCGGAGGCGGCTCCTGA
- a CDS encoding response regulator transcription factor, with amino-acid sequence MSKTRILLVDDHAVVRAGYRLLLSQTPGLEVAGEAERGEVACGIYSDLQPDVVVMDLSMPGIGGVATIARLRARDAHARILVFSVHDELVYVARALEAGAKGYISKSSAPDILVEAVRRIAVGQPYIEPEIAQRLALSKATGNDAMSVLNSLSAREFDIFCLLARGYTTREVAEELRLGLKTVSNYATLVKNKLSLSTSAEMARLAYQIGLIKH; translated from the coding sequence ATGAGTAAAACCCGGATATTGTTGGTCGACGACCATGCGGTGGTCCGAGCGGGCTACCGTTTGCTGCTGTCGCAAACGCCCGGACTGGAAGTGGCGGGAGAGGCCGAGCGAGGCGAAGTGGCCTGCGGCATCTATTCCGACCTGCAGCCGGACGTGGTAGTGATGGATCTGTCCATGCCGGGCATAGGCGGCGTGGCCACCATAGCGCGCCTGCGGGCACGCGACGCGCACGCCCGTATCCTGGTGTTCAGCGTGCACGACGAGCTGGTCTATGTCGCCCGCGCCCTGGAGGCGGGCGCGAAGGGCTACATCAGTAAGAGCAGCGCGCCGGACATCCTGGTGGAAGCGGTCCGCCGCATCGCGGTCGGCCAGCCCTACATAGAGCCGGAGATCGCCCAGCGCCTGGCGCTGTCCAAGGCCACCGGCAACGATGCGATGAGCGTGCTCAACAGCCTATCGGCGCGCGAATTCGACATCTTCTGCCTGCTGGCGCGCGGCTACACCACCCGCGAAGTCGCCGAAGAACTGCGCCTGGGGCTCAAGACCGTGTCCAACTATGCAACCCTGGTGAAGAACAAGCTTTCGCTAAGCACCAGCGCCGAGATGGCCAGGCTGGCTTATCAGATCGGGCTCATCAAGCACTAG
- a CDS encoding MxaK protein, translating into MRLLGLRWFWLAAAALFLMLAVYSSVRIYRLNLFNADLAVLSAGNDLPVERRFGAEAPVLLARAAHLASLGRYDDALDIYARVSDSEEVEVRQAALYDLGNLQLRRAAELAEKLETRRAVPLLELAKAAYRGALALDPGDWDAKYNLEFAMRLLPEMARRNSGGDETPPEEETRRNWTTLPGFPRGLP; encoded by the coding sequence ATGAGATTGCTTGGATTGCGGTGGTTTTGGCTGGCGGCGGCGGCCCTGTTCCTCATGCTCGCCGTTTACTCGTCCGTGCGAATTTATCGGTTGAACCTGTTCAACGCGGATTTGGCGGTATTAAGCGCGGGGAACGATTTGCCCGTCGAACGCCGCTTCGGTGCCGAAGCACCGGTGCTGTTGGCCAGAGCCGCTCATCTGGCGAGCCTGGGCCGTTACGACGATGCCTTGGATATTTACGCCCGTGTGAGCGACTCCGAAGAAGTCGAGGTGCGTCAGGCGGCGCTTTACGATTTGGGCAATTTACAGTTGCGCCGCGCGGCCGAACTGGCCGAGAAACTGGAAACCCGGCGGGCGGTCCCGCTGCTGGAACTGGCCAAGGCGGCCTACCGGGGGGCATTGGCGCTGGATCCCGGCGACTGGGACGCTAAATACAACCTGGAATTCGCCATGCGCTTGTTGCCCGAGATGGCGCGGCGCAACTCGGGCGGCGACGAGACCCCGCCGGAGGAAGAGACGCGGCGCAACTGGACGACGCTGCCGGGCTTCCCGCGGGGGCTGCCGTGA